A stretch of the Aerosakkonema funiforme FACHB-1375 genome encodes the following:
- the hmpF gene encoding pilus motility taxis protein HmpF, whose protein sequence is MLYLAEVQKQKQLMSVKTDLKLLACQRGESWSAVPGEEIIPAPPDEANKYGEGALVLVDLSGNRQVQRINPGRDLVPILQNFSRLQEKYKNKEEEIEQWKESLTYQAQELNRREMEIQARQEQLEQMEGEFERFEQQRQEIDSSREEAERLREEIDRNRQELEGAWAHLRGEQERVKQMEAEYQPKTAIDDDQAHRIQDLLNRMYEAIASPQAVQEQLNLAFEIFGQQQADLDKHWQQLEQQRSSAQVLQDRVDSQGNNLQNRWQQWEQDRETLAQARSKLTVQHKDLELKQEQAQKLSLQLRTQEDLLQQVQRMAAMSSDVKIGQKIDVEALEKISLPELQTIVQSQKQELEKAKRFLSDQEEELELQRQTIAELQQKIRQAGDYDRPPLQAELADEQDRYQILEDSVVGSRRTVREREEIFSQHQRVLRRRQGMPETDVQDNQKIDLGPVLTQLESSRQQLAEELQKLERDIEQMRLNIQQAQSMIDHQTQEQVNQRQELQTSEQNLLSQRALVAETWGRLKLYEEMLQPVQDKLNELRQRLEAIAGMLGQIQESGDYQHHAIAEMRKIFFNIMPSHLQQQLVAS, encoded by the coding sequence GTGCTGTATCTAGCGGAAGTACAGAAACAGAAACAGTTAATGAGTGTTAAAACTGACCTCAAACTGCTAGCTTGTCAGCGAGGGGAAAGCTGGAGCGCAGTGCCGGGTGAGGAAATTATTCCCGCTCCCCCTGATGAAGCGAATAAATATGGTGAGGGTGCGTTGGTGCTAGTCGATCTGTCAGGAAATCGACAGGTGCAGCGCATTAATCCGGGGCGGGATCTGGTTCCGATTTTGCAAAATTTCTCCCGGTTGCAAGAAAAATATAAAAATAAGGAAGAAGAAATCGAACAGTGGAAGGAGTCGCTGACGTATCAGGCTCAGGAGCTGAATCGCCGGGAGATGGAAATCCAGGCACGGCAAGAACAGCTCGAGCAAATGGAGGGGGAATTTGAGCGGTTTGAGCAGCAACGTCAGGAAATTGATAGCTCTCGCGAGGAAGCGGAAAGGCTGCGGGAAGAGATCGATCGCAATCGTCAGGAGCTAGAGGGAGCTTGGGCTCATTTACGGGGTGAGCAAGAGCGGGTAAAGCAGATGGAGGCTGAGTATCAGCCAAAAACAGCTATAGATGATGACCAGGCACACCGAATACAAGATTTGCTAAACCGGATGTACGAAGCGATCGCATCACCCCAAGCTGTACAGGAACAACTAAATTTGGCGTTCGAGATTTTTGGCCAACAACAGGCAGATCTGGACAAACACTGGCAGCAACTAGAGCAACAGCGATCGTCTGCACAAGTTCTCCAAGATCGGGTAGACAGCCAAGGTAACAACCTTCAAAATCGTTGGCAACAGTGGGAGCAAGATAGAGAAACTCTCGCTCAAGCCCGTTCAAAGCTAACTGTACAGCATAAGGATCTGGAACTCAAGCAAGAGCAAGCTCAGAAGCTGAGTCTTCAGTTGCGGACTCAAGAAGACTTGCTTCAGCAAGTTCAGCGTATGGCGGCAATGTCTTCTGATGTCAAGATCGGCCAAAAAATTGATGTGGAAGCGCTGGAAAAGATTTCTCTGCCGGAACTTCAGACAATCGTACAAAGCCAGAAGCAGGAATTGGAAAAGGCAAAGCGGTTTCTGAGCGATCAGGAAGAAGAGCTGGAATTGCAGCGCCAAACTATTGCAGAATTGCAACAGAAGATTCGACAGGCGGGCGATTACGATCGCCCCCCATTGCAAGCAGAACTGGCAGATGAGCAGGATCGCTATCAGATCCTAGAAGACTCTGTTGTGGGTTCGCGCCGGACTGTGCGCGAGCGAGAAGAAATCTTCAGTCAGCACCAGCGGGTGCTGCGCCGTCGCCAAGGGATGCCAGAAACGGATGTCCAAGATAATCAAAAGATCGATCTCGGCCCAGTGCTGACGCAGCTGGAGTCTTCCAGACAACAATTGGCTGAGGAATTGCAAAAGCTGGAAAGGGATATCGAGCAAATGCGCTTGAATATTCAGCAAGCTCAGAGTATGATCGACCATCAAACTCAAGAGCAGGTCAACCAACGTCAGGAATTGCAAACGAGCGAGCAGAATTTGCTTTCGCAGCGGGCATTAGTGGCGGAAACTTGGGGTAGGTTGAAGCTGTATGAAGAAATGTTGCAGCCGGTACAGGATAAGCTGAATGAGTTGCGGCAGAGGTTAGAGGCGATCGCTGGTATGCTGGGTCAAATTCAGGAAAGCGGCGACTATCAACACCACGCTATTGCGGAAATGCGGAAGATTTTCTTCAATATTATGCCCAGTCATTTGCAACAACAATTGGTAGCGTCTTGA
- the tilS gene encoding tRNA lysidine(34) synthetase TilS, giving the protein MLKSSSWSSLHAQLHITLRQRQLLPRSQRLLVAVSGGQDSLCLAKLLLDLQLKWNWHLGIAHCDHRWRSDSEANANHVEALAKIWQLPFYKQTADRLLNSEAAAREWRYRALSAIAEQNDFHYIVTGHTASDRAETLLYNLIRGSGADGLQSLTWQRPLTDYLQLVRPLLQFTRAQTGQFCQEMQLPIWEDSTNQDLKYARNRIRHNIIPYLQQNFNPQVEQALAQTAELLQAEVEYLEDAARQLLLQALEGGSGVEDLDLQSSIPNCLNRIVLRTAPLALQRRVMRQFIQQTLAIAPSFDQVEKLTALIAAPNRSRTDPFPGGAIAQVDRDRICLKVNTKNDLHPK; this is encoded by the coding sequence ATGCTAAAAAGCTCCTCTTGGTCATCTCTCCACGCCCAGCTACATATCACTTTGCGACAACGGCAATTGTTGCCTCGTTCTCAACGTTTATTAGTGGCAGTATCCGGCGGACAAGATTCGCTTTGTTTGGCTAAATTATTATTAGATTTACAGTTAAAATGGAATTGGCATTTAGGAATTGCCCATTGCGATCATCGTTGGCGATCGGACTCGGAAGCTAATGCTAACCATGTCGAAGCATTAGCGAAAATTTGGCAATTACCTTTCTACAAACAAACAGCCGATCGACTATTGAACAGCGAAGCCGCAGCGCGAGAATGGCGTTACCGAGCTTTAAGTGCGATCGCCGAACAAAACGACTTCCACTACATCGTCACAGGTCACACAGCGAGCGATCGGGCCGAAACTCTCCTTTACAACCTCATTCGCGGTAGCGGTGCAGATGGCCTGCAAAGCCTCACCTGGCAACGTCCTCTCACCGACTATTTGCAGCTAGTGCGTCCCCTCCTCCAATTCACCCGCGCCCAAACTGGTCAATTTTGTCAGGAAATGCAACTTCCCATCTGGGAAGATTCCACCAATCAAGATTTGAAATATGCCCGCAATCGCATTCGGCATAACATCATACCATACTTGCAGCAAAACTTCAATCCCCAAGTCGAACAAGCCCTAGCCCAAACAGCCGAACTTTTACAAGCAGAAGTCGAATATCTAGAAGATGCGGCTCGTCAGTTGCTGCTTCAGGCTCTGGAGGGGGGGAGTGGGGTAGAAGATCTCGATCTCCAATCGTCAATTCCCAATTGCCTAAATCGGATCGTCTTGCGTACAGCACCCCTAGCCTTGCAACGGCGAGTTATGCGGCAATTTATACAACAAACCTTAGCGATCGCCCCCAGCTTCGACCAAGTAGAAAAGTTGACCGCTTTAATTGCCGCCCCCAACAGATCTCGCACCGATCCATTTCCTGGAGGTGCGATCGCACAAGTCGATCGCGATCGCATCTGCCTCAAAGTCAACACTAAAAACGATCTCCACCCCAAGTAA
- a CDS encoding group II intron maturase-specific domain-containing protein, with protein MLKHLEKIGEIIKKHQNSPQAPLMKELNPTIRGWCNYYAPVSSKETFSSCDCQIWSKLRRWAKKRGKGSINKDKYWRNGWSFETEDRFKLVKHAETPIIRHIKVQDTRSPFDGNWTYWGQRLGDYSDLTARKQKLLNRQKGKCTHCGLHFLPGDITEVDHRTPRVEGGKDTYDNLDLLHKHCHGEKTALDINRQNIGDNG; from the coding sequence GTGTTAAAACACCTAGAGAAGATTGGTGAAATAATCAAGAAACACCAGAACAGCCCGCAAGCTCCACTGATGAAGGAATTAAATCCAACCATCAGGGGATGGTGTAACTATTACGCCCCAGTCAGTTCTAAGGAAACCTTTTCAAGCTGTGACTGCCAAATCTGGTCTAAATTAAGAAGATGGGCAAAAAAGAGAGGAAAAGGCAGCATTAACAAGGATAAATACTGGCGGAATGGTTGGAGCTTTGAAACGGAGGACAGGTTTAAACTCGTCAAACACGCAGAAACCCCAATCATTAGACACATCAAAGTACAGGACACCCGTTCGCCCTTTGATGGTAACTGGACTTATTGGGGACAAAGACTCGGAGACTACAGCGATTTAACTGCCAGAAAACAAAAGTTGCTAAACAGACAGAAAGGCAAATGTACCCACTGTGGTCTACACTTTCTACCGGGTGATATTACCGAAGTTGACCACAGGACTCCTAGAGTCGAGGGAGGCAAGGATACATACGATAACCTTGATTTATTGCACAAACATTGCCACGGCGAGAAAACTGCATTAGATATTAACCGCCAAAACATCGGTGATAATGGATAA
- a CDS encoding RNA-guided endonuclease InsQ/TnpB family protein: MQHQAFKVRLYPTVEQQKILSQHFGCARWWWNYALNLCIETYKTTGKGLSQSALNTFLPKLKKQEETQWLSECYSQVLQATTLNLVTAYKNFFEGRAKYPRFKAKKNRQSIQYPQSVKVVDGCLKFPGRVGTVKAKLHRPIEGAIKTVTLGMTPSGRYYASVLMEMDGNSPTPSTDGKVAGIDLGLKDFAIVNDGVKTSKYANPKHLAKHERNLKRKQQKLARKEKGSKSRDKARRLVARVHERVSNVRTDYLHKLSRKLVDDNQVIVVESLNTKGMVRNHKLAKAISDVGWGMFVNFLSYKLDREGKVLVEIDRWFPSSKLCSTCHYQISEMSLDVRTWICPSCGTHHDRDGNAAINIRAEGIRMLSVLGTRTAADGGDVSPKRGRKSKLTQSPMKSEAHAVPKVSVG, from the coding sequence ATGCAACATCAAGCTTTCAAAGTCAGGCTGTATCCAACAGTTGAACAACAAAAGATACTAAGTCAGCACTTTGGTTGCGCTCGTTGGTGGTGGAACTATGCACTCAATTTGTGCATTGAAACCTACAAGACAACGGGTAAAGGTTTGAGTCAGTCTGCATTGAATACATTCCTTCCAAAGCTCAAGAAACAAGAAGAAACACAATGGCTGTCTGAGTGTTACTCGCAAGTTTTGCAGGCTACTACACTGAACTTGGTCACTGCTTATAAAAACTTCTTTGAAGGTAGAGCTAAATACCCTCGGTTCAAAGCTAAGAAAAATAGGCAGTCAATCCAGTATCCGCAGTCAGTCAAGGTAGTTGATGGGTGTCTCAAGTTTCCGGGTCGTGTTGGTACAGTCAAAGCCAAACTTCACCGACCTATTGAAGGAGCAATCAAGACTGTAACTCTGGGCATGACTCCATCAGGCAGGTATTATGCTTCCGTGTTGATGGAGATGGATGGAAATAGCCCGACACCTAGCACAGACGGAAAAGTTGCAGGTATTGACTTGGGATTGAAGGATTTTGCCATTGTCAATGACGGGGTTAAAACGTCTAAATACGCCAATCCCAAGCACCTAGCTAAGCATGAACGCAACCTGAAAAGGAAACAGCAAAAATTAGCTAGAAAGGAGAAAGGAAGCAAGTCAAGAGATAAAGCTAGAAGATTAGTTGCTAGGGTTCACGAACGAGTTAGCAATGTCCGTACTGACTACTTGCATAAGCTATCGAGGAAGCTTGTTGACGATAACCAAGTCATCGTAGTCGAAAGCCTAAACACCAAGGGCATGGTTCGTAACCATAAACTAGCTAAAGCAATTTCTGATGTGGGTTGGGGAATGTTTGTCAATTTTCTCTCATACAAGCTAGACCGTGAAGGTAAGGTACTGGTAGAGATTGACCGATGGTTTCCTAGTTCTAAACTCTGCTCAACCTGTCACTATCAGATAAGTGAAATGTCATTAGATGTTAGGACATGGATTTGTCCTAGTTGTGGCACTCACCACGATAGAGATGGTAACGCTGCAATCAATATCAGAGCAGAAGGCATCAGAATGCTATCGGTCTTGGGAACCAGGACTGCTGCTGATGGAGGGGATGTGAGTCCGAAGCGAGGACGCAAGTCTAAGCTGACGCAATCCCCCATGAAGTCAGAAGCCCACGCTGTACCGAAGGTCAGCGTTGGGTAG
- a CDS encoding response regulator — MQGTLNEIDIRSILQLIELGQRTGYLEVEAFGGDRTMYRDPKTRHREQFWIVFFLNGQIAYAAHSDNSLSRLRDYVRRYKVDGALDNVSVPSIATINAPEYGYLWNLLETHALTPAQGRSIIQSMVRETLFDLLSLRNGAFIFEIGPALEPQLTTLEIGPLVTHIMKQVQEWKQFHPHIQSPDQCPVIVDSTQLRQKLPENTFKILEHWADGKTSIRQMARYLNREILPVARAIYPYLQQGWVQLVSPLTALSSANRELIPDPATGVPRIVFIDDGIATCKAVEYTLKQHGYAAAAIDNPLKALSLVFQIKPDLILCDIAMPELDGFEICAMLRRSTAFRQTPIVMLTGKDGFIDRVKARMVGATDYLTKPFGDSELLMLVEKYVGPSNANPSTPDQFSFNALEEEIAEVDTKHR; from the coding sequence ATGCAGGGAACGTTGAATGAAATTGATATCCGCAGTATTCTGCAACTTATCGAGTTAGGTCAGCGAACGGGATACCTGGAAGTAGAGGCGTTCGGTGGCGATCGAACTATGTACCGCGATCCCAAGACGCGACACCGAGAGCAGTTTTGGATTGTATTCTTTCTCAACGGCCAAATTGCCTACGCAGCGCATAGCGATAACAGTTTATCGCGCCTGCGCGATTACGTGCGCCGCTATAAAGTAGATGGCGCTCTCGATAACGTCAGCGTTCCCTCCATCGCGACCATCAATGCCCCTGAATACGGCTACCTATGGAATTTACTGGAAACTCACGCGCTGACTCCCGCGCAAGGGCGCAGCATTATTCAAAGTATGGTACGCGAAACCCTGTTTGACCTGCTGAGCTTACGCAACGGTGCATTTATCTTTGAAATAGGCCCAGCCCTGGAACCGCAACTTACCACCCTGGAAATAGGGCCGCTAGTCACCCACATCATGAAACAGGTACAGGAGTGGAAGCAGTTTCACCCCCACATCCAATCCCCCGACCAGTGTCCGGTAATTGTAGACTCTACCCAGCTGCGCCAAAAACTGCCAGAAAATACCTTTAAAATCCTGGAGCATTGGGCTGATGGCAAAACTTCCATTCGCCAAATGGCTCGCTATCTCAATCGAGAAATTTTACCGGTAGCAAGAGCCATTTATCCGTATTTACAACAAGGTTGGGTACAATTAGTTTCTCCTTTGACAGCTCTTTCCTCTGCCAACCGGGAATTGATACCCGACCCAGCAACGGGAGTACCTCGAATAGTGTTTATTGATGATGGCATTGCCACCTGCAAAGCAGTAGAATATACCCTCAAACAACACGGTTATGCAGCTGCGGCGATCGACAATCCCTTGAAAGCACTCAGTTTAGTCTTTCAAATCAAGCCAGACTTAATTCTTTGCGATATCGCCATGCCCGAACTCGATGGATTCGAGATTTGTGCCATGTTGCGCCGCTCGACAGCCTTCCGGCAAACGCCGATCGTGATGCTCACCGGCAAAGATGGCTTTATCGATCGAGTCAAAGCACGCATGGTCGGTGCGACTGACTACTTGACAAAGCCCTTTGGCGACAGCGAGTTATTAATGCTCGTAGAAAAGTACGTAGGCCCCAGTAACGCCAATCCATCTACACCAGACCAATTTTCTTTCAATGCGTTAGAAGAAGAGATAGCAGAAGTAGACACAAAGCACCGCTAA
- the ccsB gene encoding c-type cytochrome biogenesis protein CcsB, translating to MDLVVLQNWLDNASFAVLFVTMLIYWGGAAFPGIPYLPALGTSGMAIANMCIACLLGARWWEAGYFPLSNLYESLFFLTWGITAIHLIAENMSRSRLVGVATAPVAMGITAFATMTLPAPMQSAEPLVPALKSNWLMMHVSVMMLSYAALMVGSLLAIAFLVVTRGQNIELRGSSIGTGSFRSANYQLRRSGVEVVRETSPQSATPLFIARADAGVDLNGSAKTAVLNKVETKPTQKVDRAEPLSPQRLSLVETLDNISYRVIGLGFPLLTIGIIAGAVWANEAWGSYWSWDPKETWALITWLVFAAYLHARITRGWQGRRPAILAATGFAVVWVCYLGVNLLGKGLHSYGWFF from the coding sequence ATGGATTTGGTTGTACTCCAGAATTGGCTGGATAATGCCAGCTTTGCGGTGCTATTCGTCACGATGCTGATTTATTGGGGAGGCGCTGCTTTTCCTGGCATCCCGTATCTACCAGCCTTGGGAACATCTGGGATGGCGATCGCAAATATGTGCATTGCTTGTTTGTTAGGCGCACGCTGGTGGGAAGCGGGTTACTTTCCCCTCAGTAATTTGTATGAATCTCTCTTTTTCCTCACTTGGGGAATTACCGCCATCCATTTAATTGCGGAAAATATGAGCCGCAGTCGTTTGGTGGGGGTGGCTACAGCACCGGTGGCAATGGGGATTACGGCTTTTGCTACCATGACCCTGCCAGCACCAATGCAGTCGGCAGAACCCCTCGTACCCGCCCTCAAGTCCAATTGGCTGATGATGCACGTCAGCGTTATGATGCTCAGCTATGCGGCTTTGATGGTGGGGTCGCTGCTGGCGATCGCATTTCTCGTCGTCACTCGCGGACAAAATATCGAACTGCGGGGTAGTTCGATCGGTACGGGAAGCTTTCGCAGCGCAAACTACCAGTTGCGCCGTTCCGGTGTCGAGGTTGTTCGCGAAACATCTCCACAATCAGCTACTCCCCTGTTTATCGCACGCGCTGACGCGGGGGTTGACCTTAACGGTAGTGCTAAAACAGCTGTTCTCAACAAAGTAGAAACCAAACCGACACAGAAAGTCGATCGAGCCGAACCGCTCTCACCCCAGCGCCTCAGCTTAGTCGAAACCCTCGATAACATCAGCTATCGCGTCATTGGATTGGGATTTCCTCTGCTCACAATTGGCATTATTGCCGGTGCTGTCTGGGCAAACGAAGCCTGGGGTTCTTACTGGAGCTGGGACCCTAAAGAAACTTGGGCCTTAATCACTTGGCTGGTATTTGCCGCCTATCTCCACGCCCGCATCACTCGCGGTTGGCAAGGTAGACGTCCGGCAATTTTGGCTGCGACCGGTTTTGCAGTCGTCTGGGTTTGCTATCTCGGTGTCAATCTGTTGGGCAAAGGATTACACAGCTACGGTTGGTTCTTTTGA
- a CDS encoding CHASE2 domain-containing protein, which produces MWKNCQQVFSEWRGVLITSPSVAIFLIVLRWGGFLQLLELTAYDRFFRWRPPEPTDSRIALVEINESDIRKAGQWPISDRVLAELLNKIKQQKPRAIGLDIYRDLRVEPGHEELVKVFKTTPNLIGIQKVVKDAYGESLAPPPILDKLGQVGASNMLLDEDGKVRRALLSVKPKHSKTIYSFSAQLALIYLKAEGIKLQVIDANKAKIDLGKAVFVPLRGNEGGYVGADTGGYQILFNYRSHHCRLSLQKQCHVFPTVSMTEVLEDRIPPDFMRSRIVLIGASAESLKDRFFSPYSNSYLTARTGVEIHADLVSQIISAAIDGRPLIQVWEDSVEAMWIVFWSFVGATLGWVFLRIRWKVASIFLAGSILTASCYVAFLGGWWIPVIPPLLALFGSGVTIAVYIAYLERQDRQAIMNLLGQHVTPKIAQAVWRDRHQLLKEGQLMGQKMTATVLFTDLKGFTGISERTDPETLMSWLNEYMSAMSQIILDRDGVIDKFIGDAIMAVFGVPIPSTTPEAIAKEAISAVSCALDMATKVRSLNQQWQAQKRPTVSMRVGIATGTVVAGSLGSYKRLNYTTIGDSVNVAARLESYDKSIDGGICRILIDEETYGYIQGIFPTQFIGSVQLKGREQPVKIYQVLSE; this is translated from the coding sequence ATGTGGAAAAATTGTCAGCAAGTTTTTTCTGAATGGCGGGGAGTACTAATTACATCGCCAAGTGTGGCAATATTTCTAATTGTCTTGCGTTGGGGAGGATTTTTACAGCTATTAGAATTGACTGCTTACGATCGCTTTTTTCGCTGGCGTCCTCCTGAGCCTACAGATTCGCGCATTGCACTTGTAGAAATTAATGAATCTGATATCAGAAAAGCAGGTCAGTGGCCAATCTCCGATCGCGTTTTAGCTGAATTGCTGAATAAGATAAAACAGCAAAAACCTAGAGCAATTGGTTTGGATATTTATCGAGATTTGCGGGTAGAACCCGGTCACGAAGAACTGGTTAAAGTTTTTAAAACTACACCCAATTTAATCGGAATTCAAAAAGTAGTTAAAGATGCGTATGGTGAGTCTCTTGCGCCACCGCCAATTTTGGATAAACTAGGCCAAGTTGGTGCTTCTAATATGTTGTTAGATGAAGATGGCAAAGTCCGTAGAGCTTTGCTGTCTGTAAAACCCAAGCATAGCAAAACTATATATAGTTTTTCAGCGCAATTAGCTTTAATTTATCTAAAGGCAGAAGGAATTAAGCTACAAGTTATTGATGCTAATAAGGCCAAAATCGATCTGGGTAAAGCTGTATTTGTACCGTTGAGGGGAAATGAGGGCGGTTATGTGGGAGCCGATACAGGTGGCTATCAAATATTATTTAATTATCGCAGTCATCACTGTAGATTGAGTTTACAAAAACAATGTCATGTTTTTCCTACTGTGTCGATGACGGAAGTGTTGGAGGATCGGATACCGCCCGATTTTATGCGATCGCGCATTGTCTTGATCGGTGCCAGCGCAGAAAGCCTCAAGGATCGCTTCTTTTCTCCCTACAGTAACAGTTATCTAACCGCACGAACTGGTGTCGAAATTCATGCCGATCTCGTCAGCCAAATCATAAGTGCAGCAATAGATGGGCGACCCTTAATTCAAGTTTGGGAAGATTCTGTAGAGGCGATGTGGATTGTCTTTTGGTCATTTGTGGGGGCAACATTAGGCTGGGTGTTTCTACGTATAAGATGGAAAGTTGCCAGCATTTTCTTGGCTGGGAGTATTCTAACTGCAAGCTGTTATGTTGCTTTTCTAGGAGGGTGGTGGATACCTGTTATACCTCCACTGCTAGCCTTATTTGGATCTGGGGTTACGATCGCAGTATACATTGCTTATTTGGAACGACAAGACCGACAAGCTATTATGAATTTGTTGGGTCAGCACGTTACACCAAAAATTGCCCAAGCTGTTTGGCGAGATCGTCACCAATTGCTGAAAGAAGGGCAGCTGATGGGCCAAAAAATGACGGCAACTGTGCTATTTACCGATTTGAAAGGCTTTACGGGTATTAGCGAACGAACAGATCCAGAAACTCTGATGTCTTGGCTGAATGAATACATGAGTGCGATGTCTCAGATTATTCTCGATCGCGATGGGGTAATCGATAAATTTATTGGTGATGCGATTATGGCGGTGTTTGGCGTCCCCATTCCCAGTACCACACCAGAAGCGATCGCGAAAGAAGCGATCTCAGCTGTATCTTGCGCTTTGGATATGGCGACAAAAGTGCGATCGCTCAATCAGCAATGGCAAGCGCAAAAACGCCCAACAGTATCGATGCGAGTGGGAATTGCTACCGGCACAGTCGTCGCGGGTAGTTTGGGCAGTTACAAACGGCTAAACTATACAACTATCGGAGACAGCGTGAATGTAGCGGCTAGATTGGAAAGTTACGATAAGTCGATCGATGGGGGTATTTGTCGGATTTTGATCGACGAAGAAACCTATGGATATATCCAGGGTATATTTCCCACTCAATTTATAGGTAGCGTGCAACTAAAAGGACGAGAACAGCCAGTCAAAATTTACCAAGTTTTGAGCGAATAA
- a CDS encoding DUF928 domain-containing protein produces MKNFSFNQLLFFVAVCLGAAVLLRFVTQLQAPALAKQATSREAIDEVIRIDFEPPPDAPGEPKQSAPGGTRGKCKQSENSPDPTLTLLIPASSQVRTIAEHPTFFVYVPSTSAQSGELVIKEKINPDETQVIYQKIFPLTGIPGIASFTLPDHANKLEIGKNYQWSFALICNSEDRSGDLVRFATIERTEISPNLAKQLENAKPIERAALYAKNGIWPETLITLAELRRSQPENSSLKIMWEELLKSESVKLTDIAEEPLVECCKPQELNSTTNQ; encoded by the coding sequence ATGAAAAATTTTAGTTTTAACCAGTTATTATTTTTTGTGGCTGTCTGTTTAGGAGCGGCTGTTTTACTTCGCTTTGTAACGCAATTACAAGCACCTGCATTGGCTAAACAAGCCACATCTCGCGAAGCTATAGACGAAGTAATTCGGATCGATTTCGAGCCTCCTCCTGACGCACCTGGAGAACCGAAACAAAGCGCACCGGGGGGAACTCGCGGCAAATGCAAACAGAGCGAAAACTCACCCGATCCAACTCTAACTCTTTTAATCCCTGCCAGCAGTCAAGTACGAACAATTGCAGAACATCCCACATTTTTTGTTTATGTACCGTCAACTTCCGCACAGTCGGGAGAGCTTGTCATTAAAGAGAAAATAAATCCAGACGAAACTCAAGTGATTTACCAGAAAATTTTTCCTCTCACAGGTATTCCCGGTATTGCGAGTTTCACACTACCCGATCATGCAAATAAGTTAGAAATTGGCAAGAATTACCAGTGGTCATTCGCTCTAATTTGCAATTCTGAAGATCGCTCGGGCGATTTGGTGAGATTTGCGACGATCGAGCGCACTGAAATTAGTCCAAATCTAGCCAAACAACTGGAAAATGCCAAGCCTATAGAGCGTGCGGCTTTGTATGCAAAAAACGGCATTTGGCCAGAAACTTTAATAACTTTAGCTGAACTCAGGCGTTCTCAACCGGAAAATTCATCGTTAAAAATTATGTGGGAAGAATTGCTAAAATCAGAGTCGGTAAAACTCACGGATATCGCTGAAGAACCGCTAGTGGAATGTTGTAAACCACAGGAATTGAATTCTACTACCAATCAATAA
- a CDS encoding response regulator, whose protein sequence is MITVLLVDDSPTVRSMVSDLLRSKGLQVVEACDGIEAIEKIQAKCPDLVITDIVMPRMNGYELCRWVKTNLKERNIPVLMCTSKSEQFDHYWGLKQGADAYITKPFQPADLIQTIKKLLKKVPNQ, encoded by the coding sequence ATGATTACAGTTTTGCTGGTCGATGACAGTCCCACCGTTCGTTCAATGGTTTCCGATTTGCTCAGAAGCAAAGGTTTACAAGTTGTCGAGGCGTGTGACGGCATCGAGGCAATCGAAAAAATACAGGCTAAGTGTCCGGATTTAGTGATCACCGATATCGTTATGCCCCGTATGAATGGCTACGAACTCTGCCGTTGGGTGAAAACTAACTTAAAAGAACGTAACATACCTGTGCTAATGTGTACCAGTAAGAGCGAACAATTCGATCATTATTGGGGTCTCAAGCAAGGTGCAGATGCTTATATAACTAAACCTTTTCAACCAGCAGATCTGATTCAAACTATCAAAAAACTCTTGAAAAAAGTACCTAACCAATAG